DNA from Polaribacter sp. NJDZ03:
GGTAAATCTGTTAAAATTCCGAATGGAATAAAAACCATCGATTTAGAAGGTAAAACGATGTATCCTTCATTTATTGATATTTATTCAGATTTTGGAATCGCGAAACCAAAAAGTCAACCCAGGTCTAGAACAACACAATACGAGCCAACAAGAGAAGGTTATTATTGGAATGATCATATTAGACCAGAAACTAACCCAATCAATAATTTTAAATTTGATGACAAAAAAGCGAAAAGTTTAATTGATGCCGGTTTTGGAATTGTAAACACCCATTCTAATGACGGAATTGTACAAGGAAATGGTTTATTAATTGCTCTAAACACAAATACTTCTGATGCTTACCGAATTTTAAATACAAAATCTGCACAGTATTTATCTTTTCATAAAAGTGCAAAATCTACGCAAGCGTATCCTAGTTCTAGAATGGGTGCAATGGCATTAATTCGTCAGGTTTTTAATGATGCCGATTGGTATGCAAAAGGCAATATGAAAAATAAAGATTTGTCTTTAGAAGCTTTTAATAACAATAAAAATTTACTTCAAATATTTGAAACTTCAACTGTTTTAGATGCCTTAAGAGCAGATAAAGTTGGAGACGAATTTGGTGTGCAATATACAATTGTTGGTAGTGGAGAAGAATTTGAAAGAATTAATGATGTAAAAGCAACAAATGCAAACTTTATAATTCCTATTAATTTTAGTGATGCTTATGATGTTTCAGATCCTTTATTGGCACAACATATTTCTTTAAGAGACATGCGTAAATGGAATCAAGCTCCTTCTAATTTAAGTGTACTTTCTAAAAATGGAATCAACTTTGCATTGACAACCCACACTTTAAAATCTGTAAATTCATTTCATAAAAACTTACAGAAAGCAATAAAATATGGCTTTGATAAAGAAAAAGCTTTAGCTGCACTAACTACAATTCCTGCAACTATTATTGGAAACACCACAATAGGAAACTTAAATACAGGAAGCTACGCAAACTTTATTATTACATCTGGCGATATTTTTGATGCTAAAACTACCATTTATGAAAACTGGGTTCAGGGAGCTAAAAATGTAGTTCATAACATGGATATTAAAGATATTACAGGAGATTATATGTTGTCTGTAAATAACAAAAACTACAATTTATCAATTACAGGTAAAGGCGCTAAACAAACAGGAACGATTAAGGTTGGTGATAAAAAAATAAAGTCTAAATTTTCTTATACTGATGATTGGATTTCTATCACCTTAAACGAAGACAATCATTTTACTAGAATGCTAGGTAAAATTGTAAATGCTTCTAACGTTATGCAAGGTGATGCTTTTGATACCGAAGGAAATAAAACTTATTGGTCTGCTAGTAAAAAAGTTCAAAAAAGTGAAGTATCAAAAAAAGAAATCAAAAAAGAAGATAACACAATTACAGTAGTTCCTGTAAGTTATCCAAATATTGGTTTTGGAAATTATGTTCAGCCTAAAACAGAAACAATTCTAGTTAAAAATGTTACTGTTTGGACCAGTGAAAAAGAAGGAATTTTAGAAAATACAGATGTACTTTTAAAAGATGGTAAAATCGAAAAAATTGGTTCTAATTTAAGTGCAAGAGGCGCAACAGAAATTGATGGAACAGGCAAGCATTTAACTGCTGGTATTGTAGATGAACATTCTCATATTGCTGCTTCTGCTGTAAATGAAGGTGCTCAAAATTCTTCTGCAGAAGTTACTATGGAAGATGTTATTGATCCTAACGATATTAATATTTATAGAAATATTTCTGGAGGAACCACAACTTCTCAAATTCTACACGGTTCTGCCAATCCTATTGGTGGTCGTTCTGCAATTATCAAACTAAAATGGGGAGAAAATGCAAATGAGATGATTTATAAAAACTCTCCTAAATTTATAAAGTTTGCTTTAGGTGAAAATGTAAAACAATCTCGTTATACAAACGGAACACGTTTTCCGCAAACAAGAATGGGTGTAGAACAAGTTTTTACAGATTATTTTACAAGAGCTCATGAATATGACGCTATAAAGAAAAGTGGAAAACCATATAGAATAGATGCAGAAATGGAAACTTTGGTTGAAATTTTACACGGAGAACGTCATATTTCTTGTCACTCTTATGTACAATCTGAAATCAATATGTTAATGAATGTTGCCGATAAAATGGGCTTCAAAATAAATACATTTACACATATTTTAGAAGGTTATAAAGTTGCTGATAAAATGAAAGATCGCAATATTGGTGCTTCTACATTTTCAGATTGGTGGGCATATAAATACGAAGTAAACGACGCGATACCTTACAATGCCGCAATTATGCATGATGCAGGTCTTACGGTTGCTATAAATTCAGACGACAGAGAAATGTCTCGAAGACTAAATCAAGAAGCTGCTAAAACAGTAAAATATGGCGGAATGACAGAATTAGAAGCTTGGAATATGGTTACTATTAACCCGGCAAAATTATTACATATAGATGAACGTGTTGGTAGTATTAAAGTAGGTAAAGATGCCGATGTTGTTTTATGGAGCCATCACCCAATGTCTATTTATGCTAAAGTTGAAAAAACTATTATAGAAGGAAAAGTCTTTTTTGATAGAACTGAAGACATCAAAAAACGTGAAGCTATAAAGCAAGAAAAAAGCAAATTAATTAACATGATGTTGCAGGAAAAAATGGGAGGAGCAAAAACTCAAATTCCAACAAAAAGAAAAGATAGAAATTTTCACTGTGATACATTAGAAGAAATATAAAGCTAAATAATGATGAAAAAAATAATATATAATTTGCTATTTTTCTTCTTAGTAGGAAATAGCATCGCGCAACAAACGCCCGCAGACAAACAAACTACAGATTATTCTATAGAAGGTGCTACAGCACATTTAGGAAATGGAAAAATTATAGAAAATTCTTTGGTAATGTTTGGCAATGGGAAAATTGTATTTGTTGGAAATGCAAATGCAAAAATTGCTCGAAGAGGAAACATCATTAATGCCAAAGGGAAACATGTATATCCTGGCTTTATTGCTACAAATGCCTCTATAGGTTTGGTAGAAATAGATGCTGTAAAAGCAAGTGATGATGAAGATGAAATTGGAGCAAATAACCCACATATTAGAAGTTTAGTTGCTTATAATGCAGAAAGTAAAGTGGTAGAATCTATGCGGCCTAATGGTGTTTTAATGGCACAAATTACACCTAGAGGTGGTATCATTTCGGGTACTTCATCTGTGGTACAATTAGATGCTTGGAACTGGGAAGATGCAAGTATAAAAACAGATGATGCAATTCACATTAATTGGCCAAGTAGTTTTACAAGCGGTAGA
Protein-coding regions in this window:
- a CDS encoding amidohydrolase family protein; translation: MRKVLLFFSLFVAFSMHSQEYFPTDSGVKTTENTTFAFTNATIYVTHNKIVKKGTLLIKDGKVVSVGKSVKIPNGIKTIDLEGKTMYPSFIDIYSDFGIAKPKSQPRSRTTQYEPTREGYYWNDHIRPETNPINNFKFDDKKAKSLIDAGFGIVNTHSNDGIVQGNGLLIALNTNTSDAYRILNTKSAQYLSFHKSAKSTQAYPSSRMGAMALIRQVFNDADWYAKGNMKNKDLSLEAFNNNKNLLQIFETSTVLDALRADKVGDEFGVQYTIVGSGEEFERINDVKATNANFIIPINFSDAYDVSDPLLAQHISLRDMRKWNQAPSNLSVLSKNGINFALTTHTLKSVNSFHKNLQKAIKYGFDKEKALAALTTIPATIIGNTTIGNLNTGSYANFIITSGDIFDAKTTIYENWVQGAKNVVHNMDIKDITGDYMLSVNNKNYNLSITGKGAKQTGTIKVGDKKIKSKFSYTDDWISITLNEDNHFTRMLGKIVNASNVMQGDAFDTEGNKTYWSASKKVQKSEVSKKEIKKEDNTITVVPVSYPNIGFGNYVQPKTETILVKNVTVWTSEKEGILENTDVLLKDGKIEKIGSNLSARGATEIDGTGKHLTAGIVDEHSHIAASAVNEGAQNSSAEVTMEDVIDPNDINIYRNISGGTTTSQILHGSANPIGGRSAIIKLKWGENANEMIYKNSPKFIKFALGENVKQSRYTNGTRFPQTRMGVEQVFTDYFTRAHEYDAIKKSGKPYRIDAEMETLVEILHGERHISCHSYVQSEINMLMNVADKMGFKINTFTHILEGYKVADKMKDRNIGASTFSDWWAYKYEVNDAIPYNAAIMHDAGLTVAINSDDREMSRRLNQEAAKTVKYGGMTELEAWNMVTINPAKLLHIDERVGSIKVGKDADVVLWSHHPMSIYAKVEKTIIEGKVFFDRTEDIKKREAIKQEKSKLINMMLQEKMGGAKTQIPTKRKDRNFHCDTLEEI